Proteins from a genomic interval of Vicinamibacteria bacterium:
- a CDS encoding acetate--CoA ligase family protein, translating to MALSQRGTVLSARLAPMFRDVTALVRPRSVAVVGASSRRVSQGNLVITNLKEWGFPGPVIPVHPTASSIDDLHAVSSPESLPEGIDLAVVAIPAAGVGEALHGLERAGVRAAIVFANGFSREDEDALRRFTRTSRIVVQGPNCMGLINFTDGLRLYPTRPSERVIAGNVALVAQSGSAAISIMNSTAVGFSKVITVGSEFQVTAADYVTWLAGDAATSVIGVVTERIAHPVAFAEAAESAHAAGKAVIVLNVGTSSTGTAAAAAHTGALIGERDAYDCYFDACDIATVRDYDELIASLECRSVGVRNLRAGARLAVVGISGGQTALACDVAEQASVPLAGFDEATKSALQRFLPGSTGENPVDIGATVIEEERRIREAADAVLADPNVDGLALIQDAQSTLNPRSLASYEPILTSYGEAGRNAKKPVVMISPTSEALHETVTQKLTSHGVPVVRGLREGFVAIGNLSKGTPGRAGRWAQTHGRENRELPSEVAALGAEIERDPGRLLDLYGIPRVRSILVGSEAEGRARCGELGFPMVVKLVSKDVPHRSDVGGVVLGVEDEEGLTTAITSITAEVTSRLPHARIDGFELQEEIRSAVEAMAGFTRSPPFGALVAVGTGGTMVELDADRALGLAPLSVKDTERMIRKTRLGRLLGGYRNLIPNTNLEPLARLVSDLSRLAADLGDTITACDLNPVLVQKGSGAVRVVDVLVIR from the coding sequence TCACCAATCTGAAGGAGTGGGGCTTTCCCGGGCCGGTCATCCCCGTCCACCCGACCGCCTCCTCGATCGACGATCTTCACGCGGTCTCTTCTCCGGAATCGTTGCCCGAAGGCATCGATCTCGCGGTGGTGGCGATTCCCGCGGCCGGCGTCGGTGAGGCGTTGCACGGATTGGAGCGCGCCGGAGTTCGGGCCGCCATTGTCTTCGCCAACGGTTTTTCCCGAGAGGACGAGGATGCTCTACGCCGTTTCACCCGAACGAGCCGGATCGTCGTCCAGGGTCCGAACTGCATGGGTCTCATCAATTTCACCGATGGGCTGCGGCTCTATCCGACGCGGCCCTCCGAACGGGTCATAGCCGGGAACGTCGCCCTCGTGGCTCAATCAGGATCCGCGGCGATCTCGATCATGAACAGCACCGCGGTCGGGTTTTCGAAAGTCATTACCGTGGGAAGCGAGTTCCAGGTGACGGCGGCCGACTACGTGACCTGGCTGGCGGGCGACGCGGCGACCTCCGTGATCGGTGTCGTGACCGAACGAATCGCACACCCGGTCGCGTTCGCCGAAGCCGCGGAGTCGGCGCATGCCGCCGGCAAAGCCGTCATCGTGTTGAACGTCGGCACGTCGAGCACGGGAACCGCTGCCGCCGCGGCCCATACCGGAGCGCTGATCGGCGAGCGAGATGCCTATGACTGCTACTTCGATGCGTGCGACATCGCGACAGTGCGTGACTACGACGAGCTGATCGCGTCGCTGGAATGCCGGTCGGTAGGCGTGCGAAATTTGAGAGCGGGCGCTCGCCTTGCTGTGGTCGGCATATCCGGGGGCCAGACGGCCCTGGCGTGCGATGTCGCCGAGCAGGCTTCCGTCCCTTTGGCCGGGTTCGACGAGGCGACGAAGAGCGCGCTCCAGCGTTTTCTTCCGGGGTCAACTGGAGAGAACCCGGTCGACATTGGCGCAACCGTGATCGAAGAGGAGCGGCGGATCCGCGAAGCCGCGGACGCCGTACTCGCTGACCCGAACGTCGACGGACTGGCCCTGATACAAGACGCGCAGTCGACGCTCAACCCGCGATCGCTCGCGAGCTACGAGCCCATCCTGACGAGCTACGGCGAGGCAGGTCGGAATGCGAAAAAGCCCGTCGTCATGATCTCGCCGACGTCCGAGGCCCTGCACGAGACCGTCACGCAGAAGCTCACGTCCCATGGTGTGCCGGTGGTCCGGGGCCTGCGAGAGGGCTTCGTTGCCATCGGGAATCTATCCAAGGGAACACCGGGACGCGCCGGCCGCTGGGCGCAGACACACGGGAGGGAGAACCGCGAGCTCCCGTCCGAGGTCGCTGCCCTGGGCGCGGAGATCGAGCGAGACCCAGGACGGTTGCTGGATCTCTACGGGATCCCTCGGGTGCGATCGATCCTCGTCGGGAGCGAGGCCGAAGGAAGGGCGCGCTGCGGTGAACTCGGATTCCCCATGGTCGTCAAGCTCGTTTCGAAAGACGTACCCCATCGCTCGGACGTCGGTGGTGTCGTGCTCGGGGTCGAAGACGAAGAGGGACTCACCACCGCGATTACCTCGATCACGGCCGAGGTGACCTCACGGCTTCCGCATGCCCGAATCGATGGCTTCGAGCTGCAGGAGGAGATCCGGAGCGCCGTCGAGGCGATGGCCGGCTTCACCCGTTCACCACCGTTTGGCGCGCTCGTGGCCGTCGGGACGGGCGGAACGATGGTCGAGCTCGACGCGGACCGCGCGCTCGGTTTGGCGCCGTTGTCGGTCAAGGACACGGAACGGATGATCCGCAAAACGCGGCTGGGACGGCTGCTCGGCGGGTATCGGAACCTGATACCCAACACCAACCTCGAGCCGCTCGCGCGTCTGGTATCCGACCTTTCCCGATTGGCTGCCGATCTCGGTGACACGATCACCGCCTGCGACCTCAACCCGGTCCTGGTGCAGAAGGGGTCGGGCGCCGTTCGCGTCGTCGACGTCCTGGTGATCCGCTGA
- a CDS encoding sodium:solute symporter family protein yields MTGESLILTVVVVYLVLISVLGVALRKRIHGFADFMVAGRSAGLVVVAASYVGSHFGGGMTVGGAELGARSGLSGIWYGVACGFSYLLLLVIVRKVYALKGMTAADVLEHAYGTKRVRALFAVVAFAGSVGIIGGQILAGGAMFSTFGVSQELGGIIAFAIIVIYCALSGLYGVMITDTIQVAIGGFGVVLGAALALKRIGGIGQLATLPAEDLSLFPADLGTLVWLVVPVTLNGLISQPAYQRINACRDERTAVRAPLLGALVVIVLSFFPVLAGMCARVLWPDIDPAMAVPQLLKEVFPPVVAAIFIAAVLAAIMSTADSVLLAGVANLVRDIYQQILRPDASDKELLRASTLATFAIGIGALAATYLVPTIIDLFLASYAIQVCGGLIPVVGALLWKKGTELGAWAAFVVGIGFVSLSTLKVIEIPYHYVVGLVPALVVYVCVSLLTGKTRGERR; encoded by the coding sequence ATGACGGGCGAGTCCCTGATTCTCACCGTCGTCGTCGTCTACCTGGTGCTCATCAGCGTTCTCGGCGTCGCTTTGAGAAAACGCATCCACGGCTTCGCCGACTTCATGGTTGCCGGACGCAGCGCGGGGCTCGTGGTAGTGGCCGCTTCGTACGTCGGAAGTCACTTCGGCGGTGGCATGACGGTCGGGGGTGCGGAGCTGGGCGCGCGCAGCGGACTCTCGGGCATCTGGTATGGGGTCGCCTGCGGTTTTTCCTACCTGCTCCTGCTCGTCATCGTACGAAAGGTCTACGCCCTCAAAGGCATGACCGCCGCGGACGTCCTCGAGCACGCTTACGGAACGAAGCGTGTTCGCGCGCTCTTCGCGGTCGTGGCCTTTGCCGGGTCGGTCGGCATCATCGGCGGTCAGATCTTGGCGGGCGGGGCCATGTTCTCCACCTTCGGTGTCTCTCAAGAGCTCGGGGGCATCATCGCGTTCGCCATCATCGTGATCTACTGCGCGCTCTCGGGGCTCTACGGGGTGATGATCACGGACACCATCCAGGTGGCCATCGGCGGATTTGGCGTCGTGCTCGGGGCGGCGCTCGCGCTGAAGAGGATCGGCGGCATCGGGCAGCTTGCGACCCTTCCCGCCGAAGATCTCTCCTTGTTCCCCGCCGATCTCGGCACGCTCGTCTGGCTCGTCGTCCCCGTGACCCTCAACGGCCTCATCTCTCAACCGGCCTATCAGCGGATCAACGCGTGCCGGGACGAGAGGACCGCGGTCCGCGCGCCTTTGTTGGGCGCGCTCGTCGTCATCGTTCTCTCGTTCTTTCCCGTTCTAGCCGGAATGTGCGCGCGGGTGTTGTGGCCCGACATCGATCCGGCCATGGCGGTCCCTCAGCTTCTGAAAGAGGTCTTTCCTCCCGTCGTGGCGGCGATCTTCATTGCCGCCGTCCTCGCCGCGATCATGTCCACGGCAGACAGCGTGCTGCTCGCGGGAGTCGCGAACTTGGTGAGGGACATCTATCAACAGATCTTGCGGCCCGATGCTTCCGACAAGGAGCTTCTCAGGGCCTCGACCCTGGCCACCTTCGCCATTGGGATCGGCGCCCTCGCAGCCACATATCTGGTCCCGACTATCATCGATCTGTTCCTGGCTTCTTACGCCATCCAGGTGTGCGGGGGGCTCATCCCCGTCGTCGGCGCGTTGTTGTGGAAGAAAGGAACGGAGCTCGGCGCGTGGGCCGCTTTCGTCGTCGGCATCGGTTTCGTCTCGCTGAGCACGCTCAAGGTGATCGAGATTCCCTACCACTATGTGGTGGGTTTGGTCCCCGCGCTCGTCGTTTACGTGTGCGTCAGCCTGCTCACCGGTAAGACCCGAGGAGAAAGACGATGA
- the frc gene encoding formyl-CoA transferase codes for MGKALEGVRILDMTHVQSGPTCTQILAWFGADVIKIERPGVGDATRKQLQDIPDVDSLYFTMLNGNKRSVTLNPKTEAGNKIFARLIEACDVMVENFAPGAIDRMGFPWEKIQKINPRLIYASVKGFGPGPYADCKVYENVAQCTGGAASTTGEIDGFPLVTGAQIGDSGTGIHLVAGILAALFQRERTGRGQRVECAMQDAVLNLCRVKLRDQQRLAHGPLTEYPQYPNGEFGDAVPRAGNASGGGHPGWIVRCKGWETDPDSYIYVITQSAAFPELAKAIGREDWLSDPEWSTPEARLPKLDRVFGEIEKWTMTKNKMEVMNILNPLNVPCGPVLSMKELATEPSLRQTGTVVEVDHPERGKYLTVGNPIKLSDSPAEVQRSPLLGEHTEEVLKSVVGLDDDEIEAARKQGAI; via the coding sequence ATGGGAAAAGCTCTCGAGGGTGTCCGGATCCTCGACATGACGCACGTTCAGTCGGGACCAACCTGTACCCAGATTCTGGCGTGGTTCGGGGCCGACGTCATCAAGATCGAAAGACCCGGGGTCGGCGACGCGACGCGAAAACAACTGCAGGATATACCCGACGTGGACAGCCTCTACTTCACCATGCTGAACGGCAACAAGCGAAGCGTCACATTGAATCCAAAGACCGAGGCGGGCAACAAGATCTTCGCCCGGCTGATCGAGGCCTGCGACGTGATGGTGGAGAACTTCGCCCCCGGAGCGATCGATCGTATGGGCTTTCCCTGGGAGAAGATCCAGAAGATCAACCCTCGCTTGATCTACGCCTCGGTCAAGGGCTTCGGCCCCGGCCCCTACGCCGATTGCAAGGTATACGAGAACGTCGCCCAATGCACTGGAGGCGCGGCTTCGACCACCGGTGAGATCGACGGCTTTCCCCTCGTCACCGGGGCTCAGATCGGCGATTCCGGCACGGGGATCCACCTCGTGGCCGGCATCCTCGCCGCACTCTTTCAGCGTGAACGGACGGGTCGGGGCCAGCGGGTGGAGTGCGCTATGCAGGACGCCGTTCTCAACTTGTGCCGCGTGAAGCTCCGCGACCAGCAGCGGCTCGCGCATGGCCCTCTCACGGAGTATCCCCAGTATCCGAACGGTGAATTCGGCGACGCCGTGCCGCGCGCCGGAAACGCTTCAGGCGGTGGTCACCCCGGATGGATCGTCCGATGCAAGGGCTGGGAGACGGACCCGGACTCCTATATCTACGTGATCACCCAGTCGGCGGCCTTTCCCGAGCTGGCCAAAGCCATTGGTCGCGAGGATTGGCTCTCGGATCCGGAATGGAGCACGCCCGAGGCACGCCTGCCGAAGCTCGACCGGGTGTTTGGCGAGATCGAGAAGTGGACGATGACGAAGAACAAGATGGAGGTCATGAACATCCTCAATCCGTTGAACGTGCCTTGCGGGCCGGTCCTGTCCATGAAGGAGCTCGCGACCGAGCCCTCGCTCCGACAAACGGGGACGGTCGTGGAGGTCGACCATCCCGAGCGAGGCAAATATCTGACGGTCGGTAACCCCATCAAGCTTTCGGACTCACCCGCCGAGGTACAACGCTCCCCACTCCTGGGCGAGCATACCGAAGAGGTTCTGAAGTCGGTCGTCGGTCTCGATGACGACGAGATAGAAGCTGCCCGCAAGCAAGGCGCGATCTGA